A single window of Chloracidobacterium sp. DNA harbors:
- a CDS encoding DUF86 domain-containing protein has protein sequence MKSRHDRLYLYDIIECCDRVADYINGVREEDYQVNPMLQDALVRNIEVVGEAVKNLSQEITDAHPNIAWSQIARMRDKIAHHYFRINLDVVWKTATDDLPALRPQIASIYEKIEE, from the coding sequence ATGAAAAGTAGGCACGACCGCCTCTACCTCTACGACATCATCGAATGCTGCGACCGCGTGGCAGATTATATAAACGGCGTCCGCGAAGAAGATTATCAGGTGAATCCGATGCTTCAGGACGCTCTCGTGAGAAACATCGAAGTCGTCGGCGAAGCTGTCAAGAATCTATCGCAAGAGATAACTGACGCACATCCAAACATCGCCTGGAGCCAGATCGCACGCATGCGTGACAAGATCGCTCACCATTACTTTCGCATCAATCTCGACGTCGTCTGGAAAACCGCAACCGACGACCTACCCGCACTCCGACCCCAGATCGCCTCGATCTACGAGAAAATAGAAGAATAA
- a CDS encoding nucleotidyltransferase family protein produces MNLEPVMSRLRAACNAKDIAMLGVFGSVARGEDTANSDVDLLIRLSKPVGLVEFIALEDTFTEIFGRNVDLATEASLHPLIRQNVLADLQVIYEK; encoded by the coding sequence ATGAATCTTGAACCGGTAATGAGCAGGCTAAGAGCAGCATGTAACGCCAAAGATATTGCGATGCTGGGCGTTTTTGGTTCGGTCGCACGCGGGGAAGACACTGCGAATAGCGATGTCGATCTGCTTATTCGGCTCTCGAAACCGGTCGGCCTTGTCGAATTCATCGCCCTCGAAGATACATTCACAGAGATCTTTGGACGCAACGTCGATCTCGCCACCGAAGCGTCGCTTCACCCGCTGATCCGTCAGAATGTCCTCGCCGACCTGCAAGTCATCTATGAAAAGTAG